One genomic segment of Desulfarculaceae bacterium includes these proteins:
- the sbtA gene encoding selenobiotic family radical SAM modification target peptide: MDERKVKKILAGLCLTGLVAGSGLSAGPVMAGSG; the protein is encoded by the coding sequence TTGGATGAGCGTAAGGTAAAGAAAATACTGGCCGGATTGTGCCTGACCGGCCTGGTGGCCGGTTCGGGGCTCAGCGCCGGGCCGGTGATGGCGGGCAGCGGCTGA